In Bombus huntii isolate Logan2020A chromosome 3, iyBomHunt1.1, whole genome shotgun sequence, a single genomic region encodes these proteins:
- the LOC126863488 gene encoding NAD-dependent protein deacetylase sirtuin-7: MEEAGNEKFLSRRRSAALKAFKVKDERVATFKKVAAILQKSERDRTAEETGILVSCSDVVKEVNLRQEKRHRVKARLEEVEDAPEILEEKCMRLAAAISRATSLAVYTGAGISTAASIPDYRGTNGVWTRLQQGKDIGNHDLSQAEPTLTHMALYALYKARVLKHVVSQNCDGLHLRSGIPRTLLSEVHGNMYVEVCRMCKPYREYWRLFDVTEKTARYSHGTGRLCHRCNSGLQDSIVHFGERGNLPWPINWNGATRAAKQADVILCLGSSLKVLKKYPWLWQMDRPIHKRPSLYIVNLQWTPKDENAVLKINGKCDEVMKRIMAHLGLEIPQYNRAKDPIFFHAVRLRNNEQHTTSQPCLEEPSNTVHKELNQINDNFHEDVSSETKEEECVSSKRVTESMSAYSAPFFTALPFLSMGLPFPPMYMCPQLTPFFYYPFMQVPDMTSDVPKPKPTCIFCMENEGSLTCLYYQRDADNSNLIGPESKQIKDTKTLVIHSDPPIAAKNPGWFGKGYRKGMKKKR, from the exons ATGGAGGAGGCTGGTAATGAGAAGTTTCTGTCAAGGAGGCGTTCCGCAGCTCTTAAAGCTTTCAAAGTTAAAGACGAACGAGTAGCAACTTTTAAAAAG GTAGCTGCGATTTTGCAAAAATCTGAAAGGGACAGAACTGCAGAAGAAACAGGGATACTCGTATCTTGTAGTGATGTAGTAAAAGAGGTTAATTTAAG GCAAGAGAAAAGACATAGAGTAAAAGCAAGGCTTGAGGAGGTAGAAGATGCACCAgaaattttagaagaaaaGTGTATGAGGTTGGCTGCAGCTATCAGCAGAGCAACATCGCTTGCTGTTTATACTGGTGCTGGTATTAGTACAGCCGCTTCTATCCCTGATTATAGAGGAACAAATGGTGTTTGGACTCGTTTACAACAAGGAAAAGATATCGG aAATCATGATCTTAGCCAAGCAGAACCAACGTTGACACATATGGCTCTTTATGCCTTATATAAAGCAAGGGTTTTAAAACATGTAGTTTCTCAAAATTGTGATGGACTTCATTTGCGTAGTGGAATACCTCGTACACTTCTATCTGAAGTTCATGGCAATATGTATGTAGAAGTTTGTAGAATGTGTAAACCATATAGAGAATATTGGAGACTATTCGATGTTACTGAAAAAACTGCTCGATATTCTCATGGTACTGGAAGATTATGCCATAGATGTAACTCTGGTTTGCAAGATTCCATTGTTCATTTTGGTGAAAGAGGCAATCTTCCTTGGCCAATTAATTGGAATGGTGCAACAAGAGCAGCAAAACAAGCAGATGTTATATTGTGTTTAGGTTCTAGCTTAAAAGTTCTGAAGAAATACCCATGGTTGTGGCAGATGGATAGGCCGATACACAAACGTCCGTCACTGTACATTGTAAATTTACAATGGACGCCGAAGGACGAAAACGCagttttgaaaataaatggaaaatgcGACGAAGTTATGAAAAGAATTATGGCTCATCTTGGGTTGGAAATACCACAGTATAATCGTGCCAAGGATCCTATTTTTTTCCACGCTGTACGACTTAGAAATAATGAACAGCACACAACAAGTCAACCTTGCTTGGAGGAGCCATCCAATACTGTTCATAAGGAACTAAATCAAATTAATGACAATTTTCACGAAGATGTTTCATCCGAAACCAAAGAGGAAGAATGTGTTTCATCCAAAAGAGTAACCGAATCAATGTCTGCTTATTCAGCTCCATTTTTTACTGCATTACCATTTTTGTCCATGGGCTTACCATTTCCACCAATGTATATGTGCCCTCAACTAACaccatttttttattatccatTCATGCAAGTACCGGATATGACCTCAGACGTGCCAAAACCTAAACCTACGTGTATTTTCTGCATGGAAAACGAAGGCTCTCTTACTTGCCTTTATTACCAACGAGACGCAGATAATTCTAATTTAATAGGACCTGAAAGTAAGCAgataaaagatacaaaaaCATTGGTAATCCATTCAGATCCTCCAATAGCTGCTAAAAATCCTGGGTGGTTTGGTAAAGGATATCGCAAAGGCATGAAAAAGAAACGGTAG